Proteins from one Campylobacter concisus genomic window:
- a CDS encoding DUF2892 domain-containing protein, giving the protein MVSVKSRIIRVVLGLVFMAAVWYFYESYWALIGLIPIIVGVTGFCPACKFLGRCSLNLKK; this is encoded by the coding sequence ATGGTAAGCGTAAAAAGTAGAATTATTAGGGTCGTACTAGGGCTAGTTTTTATGGCGGCAGTTTGGTATTTTTACGAGAGCTACTGGGCGTTAATCGGGTTAATCCCGATTATCGTCGGCGTTACGGGTTTTTGCCCGGCGTGTAAATTCTTGGGCAGGTGTTCTTTAAATTTAAAA